One window from the genome of Dasypus novemcinctus isolate mDasNov1 chromosome 26, mDasNov1.1.hap2, whole genome shotgun sequence encodes:
- the DAG1 gene encoding dystroglycan 1, whose translation MRMSVCLPLLSPLWGRTFLLLLFVAVAQSHWPSEASEAVRDWENQLEASMHSVLSELHEAVPTVVGIPDGTAVVGRSFRVTIPTDLIASNGEVIKVSAVGKEALPSWLHWDPQSHILEGLPLDTDKGVHYISVSAARLGANGSHVPQTSSVFSIEVYPEDHNEPQSVRAASPDPGEAVSSACAADEPVTILTVILDADLTKMTPKQRIELLHRMRSFSEVELHNMKLVPVVNNRLFDMSAFMAGPGNAKKVVENGALLSWRLGCSLNQNSVPDIHGVEAPAREGAMSAQLGYPVVGWHIANKKPPLPKRIRRQIHATPTPVTAIGPPTTAVQEPPSRIVPTPTSPAIAPPTETMVPPVRDPVPGKPTATIRTRGAIVQTPTLGPIQPTRVSETGTTVSGQIRPTMTIPGYVEPTAIATPPTITTKKPRVSTPKPATPSTDSSTTTTRRPTKKPRTPRPVPRVTTKAPITRLETASPPTRIRTTTSGLPRGGEPNQPPERKNHIDRVDAWVGTYFEVKIPPDTFYDKEDTTTDKLKLTLKLREQQLVGEKSWVQFNSNSQLMYGLPDSSHVGKHEYFMHATDKGGLSAVDAFEIHVHKRPQGDKAPAHFKAKFMGDPALVVNDIHKKISLVKKLAFAFGDRNCSTVTLQNITRGSIVVEWTNNTLPLEPCPKEQITGLSRRIAEDDGKPRPAFSNALEPDFKAVSVAVTGSGSCRHLQFIPVAPPRRMPSEAPPTEVLDRDAEKSSEDDVYLHTVIPAVVVAAILLIAGIIAMICYRKKRKGKLTLEDQATFIKKGVPIIFADELDDSKPPPSSSMPLILQEEKAPLPPPEYPNQSVPETTPLNQDTVGEYTPLRDEDPNAPPYQPPPPFTAPMEGKGSRPKNMTPYRSPPPYVPP comes from the exons ATGAGGATGTCTGTGTGCCTCCCGCTGCTTTCCCCCCTTTGGGGGAGGACCTTTCTCCTCCTGCTTTTCGTGGCCGTGGCTCAGTCCCACTGGCCCAGTGAAGCCTCGGAGGCCGTCAGGGACTGGGAGAACCAGCTTGAGGCATCCATGCACTCAGTGCTCTCAGAACTCCACGAGGCTGTTCCCACAGTGGTTGGCATTCCTGATGGTACAGCTGTCGTTGGGCGCTCATTTCGAGTGACCATTCCTACAGATTTAATTGCCTCCAATGGAGAAGTCATCAAG GTATCAGCGGTGGGGAAGGAGGCCTTGCCGTCCTGGCTGCACTGGGACCCTCAGAGCCACATCCTGGAGGGCCTCCCTCTTGACACCGACAAGGGCGTGCACTACATCTCTGTGAGTGCTGCACGGCTGGGTGCCAATGGGAGCCACGTCCCCCAGACCTCCAGCGTGTTCTCCATCGAGGTCTACCCTGAAGACCACAATGAGCCGCAGTCTGTGCGGGCGGCTTCACCAGATCCTGGTGAGGCAGTGTCCTCTGCCTGTGCCGCCGACGAGCCTGTGACTATTCTGACAGTGATTCTAGATGCCGACCTCACCAAGATGACCCCAAAGCAAAGGATTGAACTCCTGCACAGGATGCGGAGCTTTTCAGAAGTGGAGCTTCACAATATGAAGTTGGTGCCAGTGGTGAATAACAGACTGTTTGACATGTCGGCCTTCATGGCTGGCCCAGGAAATGCCAAAAAGGTGGTGGAGAATGGGGCCCTGCTCTCCTGGAGGCTGGGCTGCTCCCTCAACCAGAACAGCGTGCCTGACATCCATGGCGTGGAGGCCCCTGCCAGGGAGGGTGCCATGTCAGCCCAGCTTGGCTACCCTGTCGTGGGCTGGCACATTGCCAACAAGAAGCCCCCTCTCCCGAAACGGATCCGGAGGCAGATCCATGCCACACCTACGCCAGTCACTGCCATCGGGCCCCCAACCACAGCTGTTCAGGAACCACCATCCAGGATCGTGCCCACCCCCACATCTCCAGCCATCGCTCCTCCAACAGAGACCATGGTTCCTCCGGTCAGGGATCCCGTCCCTGGAAAGCCCACAGCCACCATTCGGACTCGCGGTGCCATCGTTCAGACCCCAACCCTAGGCCCCATCCAGCCCACTCGGGTGTCAGAAACTGGTACCACCGTTTCTGGCCAGATCCGCCCAACGATGACCATTCCTGGCTATGTGGAGCCCACGGCAATTGCTACCCCTCCCACAATCACCACCAAGAAACCACGAGTGTCCACACCAAAACCAGCCACGCCTTCAACTGACTCCTCCACCACCACAACTCGCAGGCCAACGAAGAAACCTCGGACCCCCCGACCAGTGCCCCGGGTCACCACCAAAGCTCCGATCACCAGATTGGAAACAGCCTCTCCACCCACACGCATCCGCACCACCACCAGTGGGTTGCCCCGGGGAGGAGAGCCCAACCAGCCCCCAGAGCGCAAGAACCACATCGACAGGGTAGACGCCTGGGTCGGCACCTACTTTGAGGTGAAAATCCCGCCGGACACCTTCTACGACAAGGAGGATACCACTACCGACAAGCTGAAGCTGACCCTGAAGCTGCGGGAGCAGCAGCTGGTGGGTGAGAAGTCCTGGGTACAGTTCAACAGCAACAGCCAGCTCATGTACGGCCTGCCGGACAGCAGCCACGTGGGCAAGCACGAGTATTTCATGCATGCCACGGATAAGGGGGGCCTGTCAGCTGTGGATGCCTTTGAGATCCACGTCCATAAGCGCCCTCAAGGGGATAAGGCTCCTGCACATTTCAAGGCCAAATTTATGGGGGACCCGGCCCTGGTGGTGAATGATATCCACAAGAAGATTTCCCTGGTGAAGAAGCTGGCCTTTGCCTTTGGGGACCGCAACTGCAGCACCGTCACCCTGCAGAATATCACCCGGGGCTCCATTGTGGTGGAGTGGACCAACAACACGCTGCCCCTGGAACCCTGCCCCAAGGAGCAGATCACGGGGCTGAGCCGGAGGATTGCCGAGGATGATGGGAAGCCTCGGCCTGCCTTCTCCAATGCCCTGGAGCCTGACTTCAAGGCTGTGAGTGTCGCCGTGACAGGCTCAGGCAGCTGCCGGCACCTGCAGTTTATCCCTGTGGCACCACCCAGGAGGATGCCCTCGGAGGCACCGCCCACGGAGGTGCTGGACAGGGATGCTGAGAAGAGCAGTGAGGATGACGTCTACCTGCACACGGTCATCCCGGCCGTGGTGGTGGCAGCCATTCTGCTCATTGCCGGCATCATTGCCATGATCTGCTACCGCAAGAAACGGAAGGGCAAGCTCACCCTGGAGGACCAGGCCACCTTCATCAAGAAGGGTGTGCCCATTATCTTCGCGGATGAGCTGGATGACTCCAAGCCCCCACCCTCCTCTAGTATGCCGCTCATCCTGCAGGAGGAGAaggcccccctgccccctcccgaGTATCCCAACCAGAGTGTGCCCGAGACCACGCCTCTGAACCAGGACACCGTGGGAGAGTACACGCCCCTGCGGGATGAGGATCCCAATGCGCCTCCCTACCAGCCCCCCCCGCCCTTCACAGCCCCCATGGAGGGCAAGGGCTCCCGTCCCAAGAACATGACCCCATACCGGTCGCCCCCTCCCTACGTCCCCCCTTAA